One genomic window of Lagenorhynchus albirostris chromosome 17, mLagAlb1.1, whole genome shotgun sequence includes the following:
- the OPLAH gene encoding 5-oxoprolinase isoform X2, with product MRPCRTCPALAPPRAPHGRGTPVFSPSQDAPQASLLTHCLCPVLPGLPAEESLLDSSPTTMGSPEGRFHFAIDRGGTFTDVFAQCPGGHVRVLKLLSEDPANYVDAPTEGIRRILEQEGGMLLPRDRPLDTSRIASIRMGTTVATNALLERRGERVALLVTRGFRDLLHVGTQAREDLFDLAVPMPEMLYEEVLEVDERVVLYREEPGAGMPVKGTDARVLGRRAAGPDGPLTGQWRASLQAAQGTCWRCSSLWTWGACEGSWRGSCLEASAAWPWCSCTHTRECGLAGGAGGRWASGWAGSSAALGRHRRWAQHEQQVGALARELGFTHVSLSSEAMPMVRIVPRGHTACTDAYLTPTIQRYVQGFRRGFQGQLKDVQVLFMRSDGGLAPMDSLSGSRAVLSGPAGGVVAYSATTYRVEGGHPVIGFDMGGTSTDVSRYAGEFEHVFEASTAGVTLQAPQLDINTVAAGGGSRLFFRSGLFVVGPESAGAHPGPACYRKGGPVTVTDANLVLGRLLPASFPRIFGPGEDQPLSPEASRKALEAVATEVNSFLTNGPCPASPLSLEEVAMGFVRVANEAMCRPIRALTQARGHDPSAHVLACFGGAGGQHACAIARALGMDTVHIHRHSGLLSALGLALADVVHEAQEPCSLPYAPETFVQLDQRLSRLEEQCVDALRAQGFPRAQISTESFLHLRYQGTDCALMVSAHQHPATAHSPRAGDFGAGFVERYMREFGFIIPERPVVVDDVRVRGTGRSGLRLEYVPKAQSGPPRVDKTTRCYFEGGYQETPVYLLGELGAGHKLQGPCLLIDSNSTILVEPACQAEVTDTGDIRISVGAEAPGTVGAQLDPIHLSIFSHRFMSIAEQMGRILQRTAISTNIKERLDFSCALFGPDGGLVSNAPHIPVHLGAMQETVQFQIQHVGADLHPGDVLLSNHPCAGGSHLPDLTVITPVFWPGQTRPVFYVASRGHHADIGGITPGSMPPHSTTLQQEGAIFLSFRLVQAGVFQEEAVTEALRAPGNIPGCSGTRNLHDNLSDLRAQVAANQKGIQLVGELIGQYGLDVVQAYMGHIQVGRGEGASRQLCACPRQVDGGGGHLAHLEGGAAVTEHTLHQANAELAVRDMLRAFGTSRQAQGLPLEVSAEDHMDDGSPIRLRVQIDGSAVFDFSGTGPEVFGNLNAPRAITLSALIYCLRCLVGRDIPLNQGCLTPVHVVIPKGSILDPSPEAAVVGGNVLTSQRVVDVILGAFGACAASQGCMNNVTLGNAHMGYYETVAGGAGAGPGWHGRSGVHSHMTNTRITDPEILESRYPVILRRFELRLGSGGRGRFRGGDGVIRELLFREEALLSVLTERRAFQPYGLMGGEPGTRGLNLLIRKGGRTVNLGGKTSVLVSPGDVLCLHTPGGGGYGDPEDPAPLPASLLQPLAFPERGSVYEYRRAQETV from the exons ATGAGGCCCTGCAGGACTTGCCCAGCTCTGGCTCCACCCAGGGCCCCTCATGGGCGTGGAACCCCTGTCTTCTCCCCATCCCAGGATGCCCCCCAGGCCTCCCTGCTTACCCACTGCCTCTGTCCAGTGCTCCCAGGACTGCCGGCTGAAGAGTCGCTGCTGGACTCCAGCCCCACCACCATGGGCAGCCCGGAGGGGCGCTTCCACTTTGCCATTGACCGCGGAGGCACCTTCACAGATGTCTTTGCCCAGTGCCCAGGGGGGCACGTGAGGGTCTTAAAGCTGCTCTCAGAAGACCCCGCCAACTATGTGGACGCACCCACCGAGGGCATCCGCCGCATCCTGGAGCAG GAGGGGGGCATGCTGTTGCCGCGGGACCGGCCGCTGGACACCAGTCGCATCGCCAGCATCCGCATGGGCACCACGGTAGCTACCAACGCGCTGCTGGAACGGCGCGGGGAGCGGGTGGCGCTGCTGGTGACTCGCGGCTTCCGAGACCTGCTGCATGTGGGCACCCAGGCCCGTGAAGACCTCTTTGACCTG GCCGTGCCCATGCCCGAGATGCTGTACGAGGAGGTGCTGGAAGTGGACGAGCGTGTGGTGCTGTATCGAGAGGAGCCAGGTGCTGGGATGCCCGTGAAAGGTACGGACGCCCGAGTGTTGGGGCGCAGGGCAGCAGGCCCAGATGGGCCTTTGACGGGGCAGTGGCGGGCTTCCCTGCAGGCCGCACAGGGGACCTGCTGGAGGTGCAGCAGCCTGTGGACCTGGGGGGCCTGCGAGGGAAGCTGGAGGGGCTCCTGTCTCGAGGCATCCGCAGCCTGGCCGTGGTGCTCATGCACTCATACACGTGAGTGTGGGCTGGCTGGGGGTGCGGGCGGCAGGTGGGCCAGCGGGTGGGCAGGTAGCTCAGCAGCACTCGGACGCCATCGTAGGTGGGCCCAGCACGAGCAGCAGGTGGGCGCCCTGGCCCGCGAGCTGGGCTTCACACACGTGTCACTGTCCTCGGAGGCCATGCCCATGGTGCGCATCGTGCCCCGGGGGCACACTGCCTGCACCGACGCCTACCTCACACCCACCATCCAGCGCTACGTGCAGGGCTTCCGCCGTGGCTTCCAGGGTCAGCTCAAG GACGTGCAGGTGCTGTTCATGCGCTCCGATGGTGGCCTGGCGCCCATGGACTCCCTCAGTGGCTCCCGCGCTGTGCTCTCGGGCCCTGCTGGGGGCGTCGTTGCGTACTCAGCCACCACCTACCGGGTGGAGGGTGGCCATCCTGTCATCGGCTTTGACATGGGAG GCACGTCTACCGACGTGAGCCGCTATGCTGGCGAATTTGAACACGTCTTCGAGGCCAGCACAGCTGGTGTCACCCTCCAGGCCCCCCAGCTGGACATCAACACCGTGGCAGCTGGTGGGGGCTCCCGCCTCTTCTTCAG GTCAGGCCTCTTCGTGGTGGGGCCAGAGTCTGCAGGAGCCCACCCCGGCCCCGCCTGCTACCGCAAAG GAGGCCCTGTGACCGTGACGGATGCTAATCTGGTCCTGGGTCGCCTGCTGCCTGCCTCCTTCCCCCGCATTTTTGGGCCGGGAGAGGACCAGCCACTGTCCCCGGAGGCGTCCCGAAAGGCCCTGGAGGCTGTAGCCACTGAGGTCAACAGCTTCCTGACCAACGGGCCTTGTCCGGCCTCCCCCCTgagcctggaggaggtggccaTGGGGTTTGTGCGTGTGGCCAACGAGGCCATGTGCCGGCCCATCCGTGCGCTCACGCAG GCGCGAGGCCACGACCCCTCGGCCCACGTGCTGGCTTGCTTTGGGGGAGCTGGTGGGCAGCACGCTTGCGCCATCGCCCGGGCCCTGGGCATGGACACCGTGCACATTCATAG GCATAGTGGGCTGCTGTCAGCACTGGGGCTGGCGCTGGCAGACGTGGTACACGAGGCACAGgagccctgctccctgccctaCGCGCCCGAGACCTTTGTGCAGCTGGACCAGAGGCTGAGCCGCCTGGAGGAGCAGTGCGTGGATGCCTTGCGGGCCCAGGGCTTCCCCAG GGCTCAGATCAGCACCGAGAGCTTCCTGCACCTGCGCTACCAGGGCACGGACTGCGCCCTGATGGTGTCCGCCCACCAGCACCCGGCCACGGCCCACTCACCCCGAGCGGGCGACTTCGGGGCAGGCTTCGTCGAGAG GTACATGAGGGAGTTTGGCTTCATCATCCCTGAGCGGCCAGTGGTGGTGGACGACGTGCGGGTGAGGGGCACTGGCCGCAGTGGCCTTCGCCTCGAGTACGTCCCGAAAGCCCAGAGTGGGCCTCCCCGGGTAGACAAG ACGACCCGTTGCTACTTCGAGGGGGGCTACCAGGAGACCCCCGTGTACCTGTTGGGCGAGCTGGGCGCTGGGCACAAGCTGCAGGGGCCCTGCCTCCTCATTGACAGCAACAG TACCATCCTGGTGGAGCCAGCCTGCCAGGCGGAGGTGACTGACACTGGGGACATCCGCATCTCCGTGGGGGCTGAGGCCCCCGGCACGGTGGGTGCCCAGCTCGACCCCATCCACCTGTCCATCTTCTCCCATCGCTTCATGAGCATTGCTG AGCAGATGGGCCGCATCCTGCAGCGCACGGCCATCTCCACCAACATCAAGGAGCGCCTGGACTTCTCCTGCGCCCTCTTTGGGCCCGACGGGGGGCTGGTTTCCAACGCCCCTCACATCCCTGTGCACCTGGGTGCCATGCAGGAGACGGTGCAGTTCCAG ATCCAGCACGTGGGGGCTGACCTCCATCCCGGCGACGTTCTGCTGAGCAACCACCCCTGCGCGGGGGGCAGCCACCTGCCAGACCTGACCGTCATCACACCG GTGTTTTGGCCGGGTCAGACGCGGCCTGTGTTCTACGTGGCCAGCCGTGGGCACCACGCGGACATTGGGGGCATCACACCGGGCTCCATGCCCCCCCACTCCACCACCCTGCAGCAGGAGGGCGCCATCTTTCTGTCCTTCAGACTCGTCCAGGCGGGTGTCTTCCAGGAGGAGG CGGTAACTGAAGCCCTGCGGGCACCAGGCAACATTCCAGGCTGCAGCGGAACACGGAACCTGCACGACAACCTGTCAGATCTGCGTGCCCAGGTGGCAGCCAACCAGAAGGGCATCCAGCTGGTGGGCGAGCTCATTGGGCAGTACGGCCTGGATGTGGTACAGGCCTACATGGGCCACATTCAGGTGGGCCGGGGGGAAGGAGCAAGCCGGCAGCTCTGTGCCTGCCCCAGGCAGGTGGACGGAGGTGGGGGGCACCTGGCCCACCTGGAAGGTGGCGCGGCCGTTACTGAACATACTCTCCACCAGGCGAACGCTGAGCTAGCTGTGCGAGACATGCTTCGGGCCTTTGGAACCTCCCGGCAGGCCCAGGGCCTGCCCCTGGAGGTGTCTGCAGAGGACCACATGGACGACGGTTCTCCCATCCGACTCCGAGTGCAGATCGAC GGTAGCGCGGTGTTTGATTTCAGCGGCACGGGGCCCGAGGTGTTCGGCAACCTCAACGCGCCTCGGGCCATCACGCTGTCTGCGCTCATCTACTGCCTTCGCTGTCTGGTCGGCCGCGACATCCCACTCAACCAG GGCTGCCTGACACCGGTGCATGTTGTGATCCCTAAGGGCTCCATCCTGGACCCCTCCCCAGAGGCGGCGGTGGTGGGCGGCAACGTGCTTACGTCGCAGCGGGTGGTGGACGTCATCCTGGGGGCCTTCGGGGCCTGCGCTGCTTCCCAG GGCTGCATGAAcaacgtgaccttgggcaacgcCCACATGGGCTACTACGAGACGGTGGCGGGCGGCGCGGGCGCGGGCCCCGGCTGGCATGGGCGCAGCGGTGTGCACAGCCACATGACCAACACACGGATCACCGACCCCGAGATCCTGGAGAGCAG GTACCCAGTTATCCTGCGCCGCTTTGAACTGAGACTGGGGTCTGGGGGGCGCGGCCGCTTCCGGGGCGGCGATGGTGTTATCCGCGAGCTGCTTTTTCGTGAGGAGGCGCTACTGTCAGTGCTGACCGAGCGCCGCGCCTTCCAGCCTTATGGCCTTATGG GGGGTGAGCCCGGAACTCGTGGCCTAAACCTACTGATCCGGAAGGGCGGCCGGACAGTGAATCTGGGTGGGAAGACCTCAGTGCTCGTGTCCCCGGGG GATGTGCTCTGTCTCCACACACCAGGCGGCGGGGGCTATGGGGACCCAGAGGACCCCGCCCCTCTGCCGGCGTCGCTCCTGCAGCCCCTAGCCTTCCCTGAGCGGGGCAGCGTCTATGAGTACCGCAGGGCCCAGGAGACTGTGTGA
- the OPLAH gene encoding 5-oxoprolinase isoform X1 — MRPCRTCPALAPPRAPHGRGTPVFSPSQDAPQASLLTHCLCPVLPGLPAEESLLDSSPTTMGSPEGRFHFAIDRGGTFTDVFAQCPGGHVRVLKLLSEDPANYVDAPTEGIRRILEQEGGMLLPRDRPLDTSRIASIRMGTTVATNALLERRGERVALLVTRGFRDLLHVGTQAREDLFDLAVPMPEMLYEEVLEVDERVVLYREEPGAGMPVKGTDARVLGRRAAGPDGPLTGQWRASLQAAQGTCWRCSSLWTWGACEGSWRGSCLEASAAWPWCSCTHTRECGLAGGAGGRWASGWAGSSAALGRHRRWAQHEQQVGALARELGFTHVSLSSEAMPMVRIVPRGHTACTDAYLTPTIQRYVQGFRRGFQGQLKDVQVLFMRSDGGLAPMDSLSGSRAVLSGPAGGVVAYSATTYRVEGGHPVIGFDMGGTSTDVSRYAGEFEHVFEASTAGVTLQAPQLDINTVAAGGGSRLFFRSGLFVVGPESAGAHPGPACYRKGGPVTVTDANLVLGRLLPASFPRIFGPGEDQPLSPEASRKALEAVATEVNSFLTNGPCPASPLSLEEVAMGFVRVANEAMCRPIRALTQARGHDPSAHVLACFGGAGGQHACAIARALGMDTVHIHRHSGLLSALGLALADVVHEAQEPCSLPYAPETFVQLDQRLSRLEEQCVDALRAQGFPRAQISTESFLHLRYQGTDCALMVSAHQHPATAHSPRAGDFGAGFVERYMREFGFIIPERPVVVDDVRVRGTGRSGLRLEYVPKAQSGPPRVDKTTRCYFEGGYQETPVYLLGELGAGHKLQGPCLLIDSNSTILVEPACQAEVTDTGDIRISVGAEAPGTVGAQLDPIHLSIFSHRFMSIAEQMGRILQRTAISTNIKERLDFSCALFGPDGGLVSNAPHIPVHLGAMQETVQFQIQHVGADLHPGDVLLSNHPCAGGSHLPDLTVITPVFWPGQTRPVFYVASRGHHADIGGITPGSMPPHSTTLQQEGAIFLSFRLVQAGVFQEEAVTEALRAPGNIPGCSGTRNLHDNLSDLRAQVAANQKGIQLVGELIGQYGLDVVQAYMGHIQVGRGEGASRQLCACPRQVDGGGGHLAHLEGGAAVTEHTLHQANAELAVRDMLRAFGTSRQAQGLPLEVSAEDHMDDGSPIRLRVQIDVSEGSAVFDFSGTGPEVFGNLNAPRAITLSALIYCLRCLVGRDIPLNQGCLTPVHVVIPKGSILDPSPEAAVVGGNVLTSQRVVDVILGAFGACAASQGCMNNVTLGNAHMGYYETVAGGAGAGPGWHGRSGVHSHMTNTRITDPEILESRYPVILRRFELRLGSGGRGRFRGGDGVIRELLFREEALLSVLTERRAFQPYGLMGGEPGTRGLNLLIRKGGRTVNLGGKTSVLVSPGDVLCLHTPGGGGYGDPEDPAPLPASLLQPLAFPERGSVYEYRRAQETV, encoded by the exons ATGAGGCCCTGCAGGACTTGCCCAGCTCTGGCTCCACCCAGGGCCCCTCATGGGCGTGGAACCCCTGTCTTCTCCCCATCCCAGGATGCCCCCCAGGCCTCCCTGCTTACCCACTGCCTCTGTCCAGTGCTCCCAGGACTGCCGGCTGAAGAGTCGCTGCTGGACTCCAGCCCCACCACCATGGGCAGCCCGGAGGGGCGCTTCCACTTTGCCATTGACCGCGGAGGCACCTTCACAGATGTCTTTGCCCAGTGCCCAGGGGGGCACGTGAGGGTCTTAAAGCTGCTCTCAGAAGACCCCGCCAACTATGTGGACGCACCCACCGAGGGCATCCGCCGCATCCTGGAGCAG GAGGGGGGCATGCTGTTGCCGCGGGACCGGCCGCTGGACACCAGTCGCATCGCCAGCATCCGCATGGGCACCACGGTAGCTACCAACGCGCTGCTGGAACGGCGCGGGGAGCGGGTGGCGCTGCTGGTGACTCGCGGCTTCCGAGACCTGCTGCATGTGGGCACCCAGGCCCGTGAAGACCTCTTTGACCTG GCCGTGCCCATGCCCGAGATGCTGTACGAGGAGGTGCTGGAAGTGGACGAGCGTGTGGTGCTGTATCGAGAGGAGCCAGGTGCTGGGATGCCCGTGAAAGGTACGGACGCCCGAGTGTTGGGGCGCAGGGCAGCAGGCCCAGATGGGCCTTTGACGGGGCAGTGGCGGGCTTCCCTGCAGGCCGCACAGGGGACCTGCTGGAGGTGCAGCAGCCTGTGGACCTGGGGGGCCTGCGAGGGAAGCTGGAGGGGCTCCTGTCTCGAGGCATCCGCAGCCTGGCCGTGGTGCTCATGCACTCATACACGTGAGTGTGGGCTGGCTGGGGGTGCGGGCGGCAGGTGGGCCAGCGGGTGGGCAGGTAGCTCAGCAGCACTCGGACGCCATCGTAGGTGGGCCCAGCACGAGCAGCAGGTGGGCGCCCTGGCCCGCGAGCTGGGCTTCACACACGTGTCACTGTCCTCGGAGGCCATGCCCATGGTGCGCATCGTGCCCCGGGGGCACACTGCCTGCACCGACGCCTACCTCACACCCACCATCCAGCGCTACGTGCAGGGCTTCCGCCGTGGCTTCCAGGGTCAGCTCAAG GACGTGCAGGTGCTGTTCATGCGCTCCGATGGTGGCCTGGCGCCCATGGACTCCCTCAGTGGCTCCCGCGCTGTGCTCTCGGGCCCTGCTGGGGGCGTCGTTGCGTACTCAGCCACCACCTACCGGGTGGAGGGTGGCCATCCTGTCATCGGCTTTGACATGGGAG GCACGTCTACCGACGTGAGCCGCTATGCTGGCGAATTTGAACACGTCTTCGAGGCCAGCACAGCTGGTGTCACCCTCCAGGCCCCCCAGCTGGACATCAACACCGTGGCAGCTGGTGGGGGCTCCCGCCTCTTCTTCAG GTCAGGCCTCTTCGTGGTGGGGCCAGAGTCTGCAGGAGCCCACCCCGGCCCCGCCTGCTACCGCAAAG GAGGCCCTGTGACCGTGACGGATGCTAATCTGGTCCTGGGTCGCCTGCTGCCTGCCTCCTTCCCCCGCATTTTTGGGCCGGGAGAGGACCAGCCACTGTCCCCGGAGGCGTCCCGAAAGGCCCTGGAGGCTGTAGCCACTGAGGTCAACAGCTTCCTGACCAACGGGCCTTGTCCGGCCTCCCCCCTgagcctggaggaggtggccaTGGGGTTTGTGCGTGTGGCCAACGAGGCCATGTGCCGGCCCATCCGTGCGCTCACGCAG GCGCGAGGCCACGACCCCTCGGCCCACGTGCTGGCTTGCTTTGGGGGAGCTGGTGGGCAGCACGCTTGCGCCATCGCCCGGGCCCTGGGCATGGACACCGTGCACATTCATAG GCATAGTGGGCTGCTGTCAGCACTGGGGCTGGCGCTGGCAGACGTGGTACACGAGGCACAGgagccctgctccctgccctaCGCGCCCGAGACCTTTGTGCAGCTGGACCAGAGGCTGAGCCGCCTGGAGGAGCAGTGCGTGGATGCCTTGCGGGCCCAGGGCTTCCCCAG GGCTCAGATCAGCACCGAGAGCTTCCTGCACCTGCGCTACCAGGGCACGGACTGCGCCCTGATGGTGTCCGCCCACCAGCACCCGGCCACGGCCCACTCACCCCGAGCGGGCGACTTCGGGGCAGGCTTCGTCGAGAG GTACATGAGGGAGTTTGGCTTCATCATCCCTGAGCGGCCAGTGGTGGTGGACGACGTGCGGGTGAGGGGCACTGGCCGCAGTGGCCTTCGCCTCGAGTACGTCCCGAAAGCCCAGAGTGGGCCTCCCCGGGTAGACAAG ACGACCCGTTGCTACTTCGAGGGGGGCTACCAGGAGACCCCCGTGTACCTGTTGGGCGAGCTGGGCGCTGGGCACAAGCTGCAGGGGCCCTGCCTCCTCATTGACAGCAACAG TACCATCCTGGTGGAGCCAGCCTGCCAGGCGGAGGTGACTGACACTGGGGACATCCGCATCTCCGTGGGGGCTGAGGCCCCCGGCACGGTGGGTGCCCAGCTCGACCCCATCCACCTGTCCATCTTCTCCCATCGCTTCATGAGCATTGCTG AGCAGATGGGCCGCATCCTGCAGCGCACGGCCATCTCCACCAACATCAAGGAGCGCCTGGACTTCTCCTGCGCCCTCTTTGGGCCCGACGGGGGGCTGGTTTCCAACGCCCCTCACATCCCTGTGCACCTGGGTGCCATGCAGGAGACGGTGCAGTTCCAG ATCCAGCACGTGGGGGCTGACCTCCATCCCGGCGACGTTCTGCTGAGCAACCACCCCTGCGCGGGGGGCAGCCACCTGCCAGACCTGACCGTCATCACACCG GTGTTTTGGCCGGGTCAGACGCGGCCTGTGTTCTACGTGGCCAGCCGTGGGCACCACGCGGACATTGGGGGCATCACACCGGGCTCCATGCCCCCCCACTCCACCACCCTGCAGCAGGAGGGCGCCATCTTTCTGTCCTTCAGACTCGTCCAGGCGGGTGTCTTCCAGGAGGAGG CGGTAACTGAAGCCCTGCGGGCACCAGGCAACATTCCAGGCTGCAGCGGAACACGGAACCTGCACGACAACCTGTCAGATCTGCGTGCCCAGGTGGCAGCCAACCAGAAGGGCATCCAGCTGGTGGGCGAGCTCATTGGGCAGTACGGCCTGGATGTGGTACAGGCCTACATGGGCCACATTCAGGTGGGCCGGGGGGAAGGAGCAAGCCGGCAGCTCTGTGCCTGCCCCAGGCAGGTGGACGGAGGTGGGGGGCACCTGGCCCACCTGGAAGGTGGCGCGGCCGTTACTGAACATACTCTCCACCAGGCGAACGCTGAGCTAGCTGTGCGAGACATGCTTCGGGCCTTTGGAACCTCCCGGCAGGCCCAGGGCCTGCCCCTGGAGGTGTCTGCAGAGGACCACATGGACGACGGTTCTCCCATCCGACTCCGAGTGCAGATCGACGTGAGTGAG GGTAGCGCGGTGTTTGATTTCAGCGGCACGGGGCCCGAGGTGTTCGGCAACCTCAACGCGCCTCGGGCCATCACGCTGTCTGCGCTCATCTACTGCCTTCGCTGTCTGGTCGGCCGCGACATCCCACTCAACCAG GGCTGCCTGACACCGGTGCATGTTGTGATCCCTAAGGGCTCCATCCTGGACCCCTCCCCAGAGGCGGCGGTGGTGGGCGGCAACGTGCTTACGTCGCAGCGGGTGGTGGACGTCATCCTGGGGGCCTTCGGGGCCTGCGCTGCTTCCCAG GGCTGCATGAAcaacgtgaccttgggcaacgcCCACATGGGCTACTACGAGACGGTGGCGGGCGGCGCGGGCGCGGGCCCCGGCTGGCATGGGCGCAGCGGTGTGCACAGCCACATGACCAACACACGGATCACCGACCCCGAGATCCTGGAGAGCAG GTACCCAGTTATCCTGCGCCGCTTTGAACTGAGACTGGGGTCTGGGGGGCGCGGCCGCTTCCGGGGCGGCGATGGTGTTATCCGCGAGCTGCTTTTTCGTGAGGAGGCGCTACTGTCAGTGCTGACCGAGCGCCGCGCCTTCCAGCCTTATGGCCTTATGG GGGGTGAGCCCGGAACTCGTGGCCTAAACCTACTGATCCGGAAGGGCGGCCGGACAGTGAATCTGGGTGGGAAGACCTCAGTGCTCGTGTCCCCGGGG GATGTGCTCTGTCTCCACACACCAGGCGGCGGGGGCTATGGGGACCCAGAGGACCCCGCCCCTCTGCCGGCGTCGCTCCTGCAGCCCCTAGCCTTCCCTGAGCGGGGCAGCGTCTATGAGTACCGCAGGGCCCAGGAGACTGTGTGA